The region ACGATCTCCACACCGAGTTGGTCGGCGGCCGCGGCGAGTCCAGCCGTTCGCGCGGTCTGCTGGGCGGTGTCGACCTGCTCGCGCAGCTCGTCGACGGTGGCGGTGGACGGCGCCAACTCGAGCAGCAGGTGACGCGCGCGCATCTCCTCGCGCTCACCCGCGTCGTTCAGGCGTTCGTCCGTGCACTCGATGATGTGGTAACCGAACTGCGTCTTCACGGGCTCGCTGACGTCGCCCACGGCCAGGTCGAAGGCCACCTCGGTGAAGGGCTCGGTCATGCGGTTGCGGTCGAAGAAGCCGAGATCGCCGCCCACGCTCGCGCTGGTGTCCTCGCTGTAGGTCCGTGCCGCCTCCTCGAAGGTCAGACGGCCCGACACGATGTCCTCACGGATCTCGGAGAGGATCGAAAGGATCTCCTGCTCGTCCTCTTCGCTCGCGGCCTTCTCGACCTTCAACAGGCTGACGGACGTGCGGGCGGGCTGTTTGTAGTCCCCGAGGTTCGCCTCGTACCAACGGCGTGCCTCGGCGTCGGACACCGTTTCGTCCTCGAGCTCGACGTCGCTGAAGCGCACGCCGACGTACTCGGCGACCATTCGTGTGTTCTGCTCGCGGTAGGCCTGGCGCAGTTCGGCCTCGCCGACCACGGCCGACGCCATGATCCGCTGCTGCAGCTTCTGCAGGGGAATGGTCTGACGCAGCGACTCGCGGACCTGGTTCCAGTTCACCGAGGGGTTGTCGAGGTCCTCGTAGTACTGGTCGATGTCGTCGTACTGCGCGAGCAGCGCGGGCGGGGGATTGTTGCGCAGGATGTCGGTGATCTCGGCGTCGGTCACACTCAGCCCGCGGCGCTCGGCCTCGGCCTCGAGCAGCACCTCGTCGATCAATTCCGAGTAGGCGCGGTCACGGGCGCGCAGGCGATCACTCTCGGTGATCTCGCTCGTCGCTCCCTGCTGCGCGCTCATCGACGACAGGATGGACTGCGCACGCCGCTCCCATTCCATGGCTCCGATGTCGGCACCGTTCACGGTGGCGACCACGGTGGAATCACCGGTCTGTTGCGGCGCGCTCCAGTCGCCGATGCCCCACGCGAGGAACGTGAAGCCGATGAAGGTCACGATGATCAGCCAGAAGACCACCTTGACCCGCTCGCGCAAGACTTGCATCATGCCGCATCACCTTCCAGAGCAGCCCCGCGGACTGCCGGTGTCATGATTCGGGGAAACCGAGAAACCACTGCGGACGCGCAGGGCCCGACGGCGAGTCCGGCCGGTTCGACGACCGCTCCGGCGACTCGCGGGCAGAACCTAGACGGTATCACGCGCCGTGCGCAGCGGCAAGAAGGCCGGACGGTCCGCGCGCTGTTGCTGATCGCTCTGCTGCTGGACCCGGGCCGAGCCTTCGCCGAGGGAAACACCCCGTGGCCCTGGCCGGTTCCCGTCGATCCGCCGCAGATCACCGCCACCTTCATGGAAGCGCGGTCGGGGGGCTATCACACCGGGCTCGACATCCGGACGGGGGGGCGCACGGGGATGCCGGTGCGGACGCCGTTGACCGGTGACGTGGTCCGCATCCGCACCTCGGCGCAGGGCTACGGCAAGGCGCTCTACCTCGGCGTCGGCGGGGGCAGGACGCTCGTCTTCGCGCACCTCGCGGCCTTCGCCGACCCGGTGCAGGAGCTCGTCACCGCGCGGCAGGCCCGGTCACGGCGGTACGAGCAGGACATCCATCTCCAGGCCGGAGCCCTCCGCTTCGAGGCCGGGGAGGTCGTCGCTCTCTCCGGCGACACGGGAACCGGGGCTCCGCACCTCCATCTGGAGGTCCGGGAGGGTTCGGTCCCCGTCAATCCGATCGACTTCTTCGACGTGCCCGACCGGGCGGACCCGCGCGTGACGGCACTCCGCGTCGTTCCGCTCACGCCCGGGGCTCGTGTCGAGGGACGGCTCGAGGCCGTGGTCGCCGCTCCCGGTGACACCGTGATCGCGGTGGGGACCGTCGGCCTGCAGGTCATCGTGGAGGACGGAACGGGCATCAATGGTTTCCGGCTGATGCCGCGGCGAATCCAGGCCGTGTTCGACGACGGCCGTCGCTACGCGGTGGATCAGGATCGGATCCGGTTCCGCGACCGGTGGCAGCGGGGGCTCGAAGTCGTGCCGGACGGCGACGGCACGCGTTGGCTGAGTCTGTACCGGCGCCGGGATCTCACCCACCGTGCGCGTGGCGCGGGAGGGTCCGAGTCGGGACGGATTCGCGTCGGCGAGCGGGCGCGGAGGGTCTCCGTGCTCGTGGAGGACCACGCGGGTCGGAGTTCGGTGGCCGACGTCGTATTGCGTCCCGATCCGGCGGTGGAGGCCGAGGTCCCTCCCTTCGACGTTCCGGCCTCGACCGGGGCCTGGGTCGCGCACACGCCGGCCGGGATCGCCCTGGGCGTGCGGCCCGACCCGGCGTGGGCGACTCCGGATCTCGTACGCCGCCGCGGCGACGGGCGGACCCTGTCGAGTCGCCTGCAGTCCTTCCGAGACGCCGAGGCGGAGTGGTGGTGGGTGATTCCTCCGCGCGAGGCGCTGATCTCGGGACAACTGGTGATCGAGCAGGGGAAGCGTGAGCAGGTGTTCCGGTCCATCGTCACGGTCGACGGGGGTGAATTCGCTCCGACGTCGCCGACCGCCGTCGACTTCCTCGACGGCGAGGTCCGGGTCCGCACCCCGGGTGCCGAGGACATGTCCACCGACACGGTCCTGTGGATCGACCCGGTGGCGACCGATGCGCCGGCGCTGCACGACGGGACGGGAGCAGCCTTCGAGGTGGTGGCCCCGGGGGCGGCCT is a window of Candidatus Krumholzibacteriia bacterium DNA encoding:
- a CDS encoding peptidylprolyl isomerase → MMQVLRERVKVVFWLIIVTFIGFTFLAWGIGDWSAPQQTGDSTVVATVNGADIGAMEWERRAQSILSSMSAQQGATSEITESDRLRARDRAYSELIDEVLLEAEAERRGLSVTDAEITDILRNNPPPALLAQYDDIDQYYEDLDNPSVNWNQVRESLRQTIPLQKLQQRIMASAVVGEAELRQAYREQNTRMVAEYVGVRFSDVELEDETVSDAEARRWYEANLGDYKQPARTSVSLLKVEKAASEEDEQEILSILSEIREDIVSGRLTFEEAARTYSEDTSASVGGDLGFFDRNRMTEPFTEVAFDLAVGDVSEPVKTQFGYHIIECTDERLNDAGEREEMRARHLLLELAPSTATVDELREQVDTAQQTARTAGLAAAADQLGVEIVETAPFQEGFNIPGVRNSLPASRFAFSNDVGALSPMFETEDALYFFTVAEKFPAGHRALEDVRSLVDSAVLNDRRAEIAGERLREALQSAGADTGLEALADDDDLIQHAVTDTFTLRQNIQDIGFATPFARAALAMDVGDFEEDVRTQRGVYALELLYKEEFDEEAFASMRSQLARQVMFTRQRVLLQQWIEEQRGAAEIVDRRAELL
- a CDS encoding M23 family metallopeptidase encodes the protein MLIALLLDPGRAFAEGNTPWPWPVPVDPPQITATFMEARSGGYHTGLDIRTGGRTGMPVRTPLTGDVVRIRTSAQGYGKALYLGVGGGRTLVFAHLAAFADPVQELVTARQARSRRYEQDIHLQAGALRFEAGEVVALSGDTGTGAPHLHLEVREGSVPVNPIDFFDVPDRADPRVTALRVVPLTPGARVEGRLEAVVAAPGDTVIAVGTVGLQVIVEDGTGINGFRLMPRRIQAVFDDGRRYAVDQDRIRFRDRWQRGLEVVPDGDGTRWLSLYRRRDLTHRARGAGGSESGRIRVGERARRVSVLVEDHAGRSSVADVVLRPDPAVEAEVPPFDVPASTGAWVAHTPAGIALGVRPDPAWATPDLVRRRGDGRTLSSRLQSFRDAEAEWWWVIPPREALISGQLVIEQGKREQVFRSIVTVDGGEFAPTSPTAVDFLDGEVRVRTPGAEDMSTDTVLWIDPVATDAPALHDGTGAAFEVVAPGAAFRRGIEVSVAVGGAADEFTLAARDRRGRWSPESGVEPDPDRPGAIRTRLTDTGVYRVIRDVSPPAVGPFRVEGRVVRGRVTLSARARIDHGVTRPRWPAIVLDVADHASGIDPDGVTVTLGGQRYPARPELEDDHVWIEWDVDPGPGVHDLRVEVADRLGNVATTRLTVELVD